The following proteins are co-located in the Desulfurella sp. genome:
- a CDS encoding C2H2-type zinc finger protein, producing the protein MAMKKIPKCQFCGREFRSYKALWAHLRF; encoded by the coding sequence ATGGCAATGAAAAAAATACCAAAATGTCAGTTCTGCGGTCGTGAGTTCAGGTCCTACAAGGCGTTGTGGGCTCACCTGAGGTTCT
- a CDS encoding DUF5906 domain-containing protein, whose amino-acid sequence MFNCDYIPEELENIPSWLLWKEVTTEYGFKEILPCSIDGDPLKLVDLDEKKDMLKPLKEILKRANELGVDGISAGIGLLITPELSYYLIDLNDFERNQEKIKKIASLTYILEDKTAIIVIKLKNKNKNSEVQFLPFTNNHIFDEIKEFEDLNNFYNLFNGLMQEKPNEYSLAINPEAWYDYNENNEKKFDFTKCAEDIINSNEGLIITEYTSNMLFVWTGNRWLYNAENYLKSLVREHALINTYQIDQVVGLVKDRTRIIDPEKIGIPLEKLMPLPEHVLPIKDGLLNLTTGLIEPHNPRYFYITLFPRHYIKGGNSQKFKKFLDVIFENDPDKDIKQTQVYELIAWVLTNGYNPQGMALLYGKTGAGKGIITIIVIGNLIGSENYSSLSLRELNERFKTSKLYGKLANITSEIGGFLNSEMFKKVTDYSPIEIEFKGKDPFKYQSRAKWIATTNEKPDLPDPEDPKYEAYFRRIAVEISFNNILTDSLTPEEIKKWVEELTDPNELDLIFSEVVDNCYMPFVQRGFFTGYKGIEGNKEKYIEDTRPILAYLKDRQNKGMIFTDIEDFEKFLIKNNLKINMDFFSIKSEKNIIPITIEDIIEKDILKWAREKGLSTSKINKKAIGNTLTYLGYEINITDKRIKGHKFKAWYPLIILPVSNINNIFSDINKEKFKENISLKDFENIYKQSDEYEQSLHDENVEIREGTEKTQYFTGSLSSQSLKTHFPFTRVNEKNIKNYKNIKPAHEGTDILENQFNTEKNQSLDENRNFLHEGTDHHENLHLKYFRASEYYGKEFFEDMGVKLLDHFKFDMDHYYALEIPDIRNERAFKFTSRFSIKAEPVSEEDFKQKKEEAGRNDP is encoded by the coding sequence GGGGATCCACTGAAATTGGTCGACCTCGATGAGAAGAAAGATATGTTAAAACCATTAAAAGAAATACTTAAAAGAGCCAACGAACTTGGGGTTGATGGAATCTCAGCAGGTATAGGGCTCCTGATTACACCCGAATTGTCTTATTACCTAATTGATCTTAATGATTTTGAAAGAAATCAGGAAAAGATTAAAAAAATTGCCTCCCTTACCTATATTTTAGAGGACAAAACCGCTATTATTGTTATTAAATTAAAAAATAAAAATAAAAATAGTGAAGTTCAATTTCTCCCTTTTACAAATAATCATATATTTGATGAAATAAAAGAATTTGAAGATTTAAATAATTTTTATAATTTATTCAATGGATTGATGCAAGAAAAGCCAAATGAATACAGTTTAGCTATAAACCCAGAGGCATGGTATGATTACAATGAAAACAATGAAAAGAAATTTGATTTCACAAAATGTGCAGAGGACATCATCAACTCGAATGAAGGTCTGATAATAACGGAATACACATCTAATATGTTGTTTGTGTGGACAGGGAACAGGTGGCTTTATAATGCAGAAAACTACTTAAAAAGCTTAGTCAGGGAACATGCCTTAATTAATACATACCAAATCGATCAAGTAGTTGGCCTTGTCAAGGACAGAACGAGGATAATTGATCCTGAAAAGATAGGAATCCCCCTCGAGAAATTAATGCCTCTTCCTGAACATGTCTTGCCTATCAAAGATGGACTTTTGAATTTAACAACAGGCTTAATTGAGCCCCATAACCCTAGATATTTTTACATTACCCTCTTTCCGCGGCACTATATAAAAGGAGGCAATTCTCAGAAGTTCAAAAAATTTCTTGACGTCATTTTCGAAAACGACCCCGATAAAGATATAAAGCAAACGCAAGTCTATGAACTTATTGCCTGGGTACTCACCAACGGATACAATCCTCAAGGAATGGCATTATTGTATGGAAAAACAGGTGCAGGAAAAGGAATTATTACCATAATTGTTATAGGAAATTTAATCGGATCTGAAAATTACTCATCCCTTTCCCTAAGGGAGCTCAATGAAAGATTTAAAACGTCGAAACTCTATGGAAAATTGGCGAACATTACTTCTGAAATTGGAGGATTCCTGAACAGCGAGATGTTCAAAAAAGTTACTGACTATTCCCCCATTGAGATTGAATTTAAAGGCAAGGATCCATTCAAATATCAGAGCAGGGCAAAATGGATTGCGACAACTAATGAGAAACCTGACTTACCCGACCCTGAAGATCCTAAATACGAGGCATACTTCAGAAGAATAGCAGTAGAAATTTCCTTTAACAATATATTAACAGATTCTTTAACGCCTGAGGAAATAAAAAAATGGGTAGAGGAATTAACGGATCCGAATGAACTTGACCTGATCTTTTCAGAAGTTGTAGACAATTGTTATATGCCCTTTGTCCAGAGAGGGTTTTTCACAGGATATAAGGGAATTGAAGGAAACAAGGAGAAGTATATAGAAGACACCAGACCAATATTAGCATATCTTAAAGATAGACAAAACAAAGGCATGATTTTCACGGATATTGAGGACTTTGAAAAATTCCTTATAAAAAATAATTTAAAAATAAATATGGACTTTTTCAGTATTAAAAGTGAAAAGAACATAATACCTATAACTATTGAAGATATAATTGAAAAGGATATTTTAAAATGGGCAAGGGAAAAAGGGCTAAGCACATCCAAAATAAACAAAAAAGCAATAGGGAATACACTCACTTATTTAGGTTATGAAATCAACATAACGGATAAAAGAATAAAAGGGCACAAATTTAAGGCATGGTATCCGTTAATTATATTACCGGTTAGTAATATTAATAACATTTTTTCTGACATAAACAAAGAAAAATTCAAAGAAAATATTTCATTGAAAGACTTTGAAAATATATATAAACAATCAGATGAATATGAGCAGTCCCTTCATGATGAAAATGTCGAAATTCGTGAAGGGACTGAAAAAACTCAGTATTTTACTGGATCTCTAAGCAGTCAGTCCCTAAAAACCCATTTTCCTTTTACACGCGTAAACGAAAAAAACATAAAAAACTATAAAAATATAAAACCGGCTCATGAAGGGACTGATATTTTGGAGAATCAGTTCAATACTGAAAAAAATCAGTCCCTTGACGAAAATCGCAATTTTTTACATGAAGGGACTGACCACCATGAAAATTTGCATCTGAAATACTTTAGAGCCTCTGAATACTATGGGAAGGAATTCTTCGAGGACATGGGCGTTAAGTTGCTTGATCATTTTAAATTCGACATGGATCATTATTACGCGCTAGAAATACCAGACATAAGAAACGAAAGAGCGTTCAAATTTACATCGAGATTTTCAATAAAGGCGGAACCGGTCAGTGAAGAGGATTTCAAGCAAAAAAAAGAAGAGGCGGGAAGAAATGATCCCTGA